A window of Pyrobaculum aerophilum str. IM2 contains these coding sequences:
- a CDS encoding site-2 protease family protein, which produces MDSVIVFIASWFVIIAVVYIINKKAVKYYVAIYWKSENLVKYVVKFTKRLSFVPKKAYLIVVLVLFALPVFLAMPFVRPDGQILIIQGFLFMLISGAFNAVQSLLGGASVAEAASRSAGVTPIIPGVTLPWDQLPYMAVAVVLAVVLHELMHGYAALRYNIPVKSVGVFSIFYVLSGAFVEPDEDSFKKASVEAKAAVLASGVAVNVVLALAAMLIGVLGAWAGLQGAVFGVSAYNIPAGDRVIEIRGCGMHEKVYTPDDFITKLNILAGLGPLLGVNKTADCKPGDKVTLVASSWLHKYEVTLDYANFTTSPRINWLYTDGSLYLGGVRPGDVVKKIEGCGRVWEVRSGGELLKAVIETRGVCKPGDVVKVYVQRNATLLVLNVTLVERGGKIFYGLGPGSLPMLGYDEGPIKRNELYNTDFTKLIFWLIVVNYGLAVLNALPIYPLDGGQLLAAVVQRKLGEKKGGAVVSAVTWILAAILIFNLALGVLGEQYRILQSIR; this is translated from the coding sequence GTGGACTCCGTCATAGTGTTCATAGCCAGTTGGTTTGTAATAATCGCAGTAGTGTATATCATAAATAAAAAGGCTGTAAAATATTACGTAGCTATATACTGGAAAAGCGAAAACTTAGTGAAATACGTCGTCAAGTTCACTAAAAGACTTAGCTTTGTGCCCAAAAAGGCGTATTTAATAGTTGTGCTGGTTTTATTCGCCTTGCCTGTATTCTTGGCAATGCCTTTTGTGAGGCCAGATGGGCAGATTCTAATAATACAAGGCTTTCTCTTCATGTTAATAAGCGGCGCGTTTAACGCCGTGCAGTCGCTCCTCGGAGGCGCGTCGGTGGCAGAGGCGGCGTCGCGCTCTGCGGGGGTTACCCCCATCATACCAGGGGTTACGCTGCCGTGGGATCAGTTGCCCTACATGGCCGTAGCCGTCGTACTTGCTGTGGTTTTGCACGAGTTAATGCACGGATACGCGGCGCTTAGATATAACATACCTGTAAAATCCGTCGGAGTATTCTCCATATTTTACGTATTAAGCGGGGCTTTTGTTGAGCCTGACGAGGATAGTTTTAAAAAAGCAAGTGTAGAGGCGAAGGCGGCTGTTCTAGCCAGCGGAGTCGCCGTTAACGTGGTATTAGCTTTAGCCGCCATGCTAATAGGCGTCCTGGGCGCTTGGGCGGGCCTACAAGGGGCTGTGTTCGGAGTCTCAGCCTATAACATACCAGCTGGCGACAGAGTAATTGAAATACGCGGTTGCGGGATGCATGAGAAAGTCTACACTCCTGACGATTTTATAACTAAGCTAAATATATTGGCCGGCCTGGGGCCGCTTTTAGGCGTGAACAAGACAGCGGACTGTAAACCAGGCGATAAAGTAACCCTTGTGGCGAGCTCTTGGCTACACAAATACGAAGTAACGCTCGACTACGCCAATTTTACGACGTCTCCTAGGATTAACTGGCTTTACACGGACGGCTCTTTATATCTGGGAGGCGTCAGGCCTGGAGACGTCGTGAAAAAAATAGAAGGCTGCGGCCGTGTGTGGGAAGTGAGAAGCGGGGGGGAGCTGCTTAAAGCAGTAATTGAGACAAGAGGCGTGTGTAAACCCGGCGACGTGGTGAAGGTGTATGTGCAGAGAAACGCCACTTTACTCGTTTTAAACGTCACGCTGGTGGAAAGAGGAGGGAAGATATTCTACGGCCTAGGGCCTGGCAGTTTGCCAATGTTGGGATACGACGAGGGGCCTATTAAAAGAAATGAGCTTTACAACACCGACTTTACAAAACTAATCTTTTGGCTTATAGTGGTGAACTACGGCTTAGCTGTGCTTAACGCATTGCCCATCTACCCGCTGGACGGAGGTCAGCTACTAGCCGCAGTAGTCCAGCGCAAGCTAGGCGAGAAGAAGGGAGGCGCTGTCGTGAGCGCCGTTACGTGGATTTTGGCGGCGATTTTAATTTTCAACCTGGCCCTCGGCGTATTAGGGGAACAATACAGAATTTTA
- a CDS encoding PaRep2b protein has translation MLFLPKYFHVLSPLAYAVETHRRGELSREEAALAVTFSVLYDGVVLRDDIGLVVGGPEKEKSPIMTRDHFTVFWLWALRELGLKPSAVYPGRNAHRIVFRGAELNELLKALVPALPRLYEPRDALSEFADAFRAISGEVVRAKYGVDWAYDVREESFFKKFNEIITMVENYLRRNIVVERDPLDTSRSYPKTVIRFKIDGQEVAHINVYWTGSELQAQFIGSRENADRLASIIKALGGVAEVKPLEGKWVVQLTTDGIIAIRHDGWLNALKGFVEGLKGLISEDRYKQLVKDIEAGPNTVKFAGAEFSVYYETGVKRIKVKYQPSSEASKNAAINALKARGLEEGRHFTVTEQGGYEIRIADESYTKAVEALARSGLREGEHFTIDDGKRVISVKKDHKDAVINALKTARLKEGRDFTVKWSGHYVIHITYDGLREIQCMALGGDKEAARFIRKLKDVLERRYGQDAVNKLNDVLKPAREEGTVDSSLPVYDDRGNLIARVVGLKYEFVKGNQPVGQCAGEDCRLRIIAEYEAGGERRQLKMEWYWARKREERGKTTVTYYYEIARPTVRDDVEVAVLKALTGKARKGRVALLADQLDALRRFKPLKDAIDQWREGRPQRQEQNH, from the coding sequence ATGCTATTTTTGCCTAAATATTTCCACGTTCTCTCGCCTCTGGCATACGCCGTGGAGACTCACAGAAGGGGTGAACTGTCCAGAGAGGAAGCGGCCTTGGCGGTAACATTCTCAGTGTTGTACGACGGGGTTGTGTTAAGAGATGATATTGGGCTTGTAGTAGGCGGCCCCGAAAAAGAGAAAAGTCCGATTATGACTCGCGACCACTTCACTGTGTTCTGGCTCTGGGCGCTTAGGGAGCTTGGCCTTAAGCCAAGTGCGGTATATCCTGGCAGAAATGCACATCGCATCGTCTTCAGAGGCGCCGAGCTGAACGAACTGCTGAAAGCGTTAGTCCCAGCGCTTCCAAGGCTGTACGAGCCGAGGGACGCCCTGTCAGAATTCGCCGACGCGTTTAGAGCAATCAGCGGCGAGGTGGTAAGGGCAAAATACGGCGTAGATTGGGCTTACGACGTGAGGGAGGAAAGCTTTTTCAAAAAGTTTAATGAGATCATAACAATGGTCGAGAACTACTTACGCAGAAACATTGTTGTGGAGAGAGATCCGCTGGACACAAGCAGGAGTTATCCAAAGACTGTCATCCGCTTCAAGATTGACGGGCAAGAAGTGGCACATATAAACGTGTATTGGACCGGCAGTGAGCTACAAGCTCAGTTCATCGGCTCACGCGAAAACGCCGATCGGTTAGCATCCATTATCAAAGCGCTTGGAGGTGTAGCAGAGGTTAAACCTCTTGAGGGTAAATGGGTAGTCCAGCTCACCACAGACGGCATAATAGCCATCCGCCACGACGGGTGGCTAAACGCGCTAAAAGGCTTTGTCGAGGGGCTCAAGGGGCTGATCAGCGAGGATAGGTATAAACAGCTGGTGAAAGATATTGAGGCTGGGCCTAACACCGTTAAATTCGCCGGCGCGGAGTTCTCGGTTTATTACGAGACAGGAGTCAAGCGTATAAAGGTAAAATATCAACCAAGCAGTGAAGCCTCTAAAAACGCTGCCATAAACGCCTTAAAGGCCAGAGGGCTAGAGGAGGGAAGACACTTCACGGTGACAGAACAAGGCGGTTATGAAATCCGCATAGCAGACGAGTCATATACGAAGGCTGTTGAGGCTTTAGCACGGAGCGGGCTGAGGGAGGGCGAACACTTCACTATTGATGACGGAAAACGCGTAATCAGCGTCAAAAAAGACCATAAGGACGCAGTTATAAACGCCTTAAAGACGGCGAGGCTTAAGGAGGGCAGAGACTTCACCGTGAAGTGGAGCGGACACTACGTAATCCACATCACCTACGACGGCCTCCGCGAAATTCAGTGCATGGCGCTGGGCGGCGACAAGGAGGCGGCACGCTTCATCAGGAAACTGAAGGACGTGTTGGAGCGTAGGTACGGCCAAGATGCAGTTAATAAGCTGAATGATGTGCTTAAACCAGCGAGAGAAGAGGGGACTGTGGACTCGTCGTTGCCAGTTTACGACGATAGAGGCAACTTAATTGCCCGTGTTGTAGGCCTAAAGTACGAGTTCGTTAAAGGCAACCAACCCGTAGGCCAATGCGCCGGAGAGGACTGCCGCCTGCGCATAATCGCGGAGTACGAAGCTGGAGGGGAGAGGAGACAGTTGAAGATGGAGTGGTACTGGGCGAGGAAACGGGAAGAGAGGGGCAAAACAACTGTCACGTATTACTACGAAATAGCACGGCCAACGGTCAGAGACGATGTTGAGGTAGCCGTGTTGAAGGCGTTGACGGGAAAGGCGAGAAAGGGCAGAGTGGCCCTCCTCGCCGACCAGCTAGACGCCCTGCGCCGGTTCAAACCACTAAAAGACGCAATAGACCAGTGGAGAGAGGGGAGGCCGCAAAGACAAGAGCAAAACCATTAA
- a CDS encoding DUF2208 domain-containing protein — protein sequence MRRVLITLLSILGFSAVLTFFPAEFFTVLILYFVFFFGLSIIMGLRSYRKGVVAAQEISRGRPLIEIDEKEVNKLLEKDKELINEYKRFARASFMPLLTLPIFILLATFLFPTLPPLAESGLGPVVGREAARFLSYVVVFGIFAVISMATFRPPVAPRIVRNLKVYEAGLVIDKSLGLKAPIEVTDYKINEERKFVEFKLNNQIFRIYYKDIKELDSILSKLVRRLKQ from the coding sequence ATGAGGCGGGTTTTAATCACCTTGTTGTCCATCCTGGGGTTTTCCGCAGTCCTCACGTTCTTCCCCGCTGAGTTTTTCACAGTACTCATACTCTATTTCGTGTTCTTCTTTGGCCTGTCAATTATCATGGGGTTGAGGTCGTATAGAAAAGGCGTAGTGGCGGCACAGGAGATTTCCAGGGGTAGGCCGCTGATAGAAATAGATGAAAAAGAAGTAAATAAACTATTAGAAAAAGATAAAGAGCTAATCAACGAGTACAAGAGATTCGCCAGAGCCTCATTTATGCCCCTACTAACCCTGCCCATATTTATCCTGCTGGCCACGTTTCTATTCCCAACTCTGCCGCCCTTGGCCGAGTCCGGGCTTGGACCTGTAGTGGGCCGCGAGGCGGCCAGATTCCTAAGCTATGTAGTTGTATTCGGCATTTTTGCTGTAATTTCCATGGCGACTTTTAGGCCGCCTGTTGCCCCGAGGATTGTGAGAAATCTCAAAGTGTACGAGGCGGGTCTGGTAATTGATAAAAGCTTGGGTCTTAAGGCGCCTATTGAAGTAACAGATTATAAAATAAATGAGGAAAGAAAATTCGTAGAATTTAAATTAAATAATCAGATATTTAGGATTTACTACAAGGATATAAAAGAACTTGATAGTATTTTATCTAAATTGGTAAGGCGCTTAAAACAGTGA
- the rpl12p gene encoding 50S ribosomal protein P1: MEYIYGALLLHYAKQEINEENLARVLQAAGITPDEVRIKTLVAALKEVNIEEAIKSAAFAPVAAAPAAAAPAATAAAASAPQAKAEEKKEEEEKKGPSEEEIAGSLASLF, encoded by the coding sequence ATGGAGTACATCTACGGCGCCCTATTGTTACACTACGCCAAACAAGAAATAAACGAGGAGAACCTGGCAAGAGTGCTACAAGCGGCTGGCATAACGCCAGACGAAGTGAGAATTAAAACGTTAGTGGCCGCCCTCAAAGAGGTGAATATAGAGGAGGCCATTAAGTCCGCGGCTTTTGCGCCAGTTGCAGCCGCTCCAGCCGCTGCGGCTCCAGCGGCTACTGCCGCCGCCGCCTCAGCGCCTCAAGCTAAGGCCGAGGAGAAAAAGGAAGAGGAGGAGAAGAAGGGGCCGAGCGAGGAGGAGATCGCCGGATCTTTGGCTTCACTGTTTTAA
- a CDS encoding 50S ribosomal protein L38e yields the protein MPKELFLLALWKQYGERAEEIRVKRYQDYVKLKARLSGYLYTIKLPPDKAEQVLSELKSKNVKIEEV from the coding sequence ATGCCAAAGGAGTTATTCCTACTGGCGCTCTGGAAACAATATGGCGAAAGGGCGGAGGAGATAAGAGTTAAGCGCTATCAGGACTACGTGAAGCTAAAGGCGCGGCTCTCCGGCTATCTTTATACAATTAAACTCCCGCCAGATAAGGCCGAGCAAGTGCTGTCGGAGTTGAAGAGCAAGAACGTAAAGATCGAAGAGGTATAA
- a CDS encoding ATP:cob(I)alamin adenosyltransferase: MLIKPCLLLFTCPGDSGDTVVYWKGSARPVRKDDPVVKLYGALDTAIAYSHKAANLIPRPQARIMRLVAFSLMELGFYLATGRAEYLDTATALYRRALKLAYAAAPEGRLGSWLACASPECSAVDEARVWIRWAERRLVSLGEAPAAKLLNQLSNLAFEVMRTLPHIEYRHRNID, translated from the coding sequence GTGCTGATAAAACCCTGTCTATTGCTGTTTACCTGCCCCGGCGACAGCGGCGACACCGTAGTCTACTGGAAGGGCTCGGCGAGGCCCGTCAGGAAGGACGACCCCGTGGTGAAGCTGTACGGCGCGTTGGACACGGCCATAGCGTACTCCCACAAGGCCGCAAACCTCATCCCCCGCCCCCAGGCCAGGATCATGAGGCTGGTGGCCTTTTCGCTGATGGAGCTGGGCTTCTACCTCGCCACCGGGAGGGCTGAGTACTTGGACACGGCCACTGCGCTGTACAGAAGGGCGCTGAAGCTGGCCTACGCCGCGGCGCCGGAGGGGCGGCTGGGGAGCTGGCTGGCCTGCGCCTCGCCGGAGTGCTCGGCGGTGGACGAGGCGAGGGTGTGGATAAGGTGGGCCGAGAGGAGGCTGGTCTCGCTGGGGGAGGCCCCCGCCGCCAAGCTGTTAAACCAGCTGTCAAACCTCGCCTTTGAAGTCATGAGGACGTTGCCGCATATAGAGTACAGGCACAGAAATATAGATTAG
- the prpB gene encoding methylisocitrate lyase → MLVKKSEKRGPGLLREELKRPGIVLVPGVFNALTALMAQDLGFRAVYVSGAAVTASMALPDLGLITMDEMVRAVKYIVDAVDIPVIVDIDTGYGEALNVMRAVREFEAIGAAGVQLEDQVLPKKCGHLSGKALIPPDEMAKKIRAAVEARRNPDFVIIARTDAVGVTGFEDAVERALLYLEAGADVIFPEALRSEEEFREFARRVKAPLLANMTEFGVSPLIPAKKLEEFGYKFVIFPVTALRVAMYAIREVFKTILREGTQASWLDKMFTRKELYELIKYYDYERIDGEISSYIDNIYKKPRGERHG, encoded by the coding sequence ATGTTAGTTAAAAAGTCGGAAAAGAGGGGGCCGGGGCTGTTGAGAGAGGAGTTGAAGAGGCCCGGCATTGTCTTAGTCCCCGGGGTATTCAACGCGTTGACAGCCCTAATGGCGCAAGATCTCGGCTTCAGAGCTGTGTACGTGTCGGGGGCGGCGGTCACGGCCTCAATGGCCCTGCCGGATCTGGGCCTTATAACTATGGACGAAATGGTCAGGGCTGTGAAATATATAGTAGACGCCGTTGACATACCAGTAATAGTAGATATAGATACTGGATACGGCGAGGCCCTTAACGTCATGCGCGCAGTACGTGAGTTCGAGGCAATAGGGGCGGCTGGGGTTCAGTTAGAAGACCAGGTTTTGCCGAAAAAATGCGGACACCTAAGCGGCAAGGCGTTAATACCGCCTGACGAAATGGCGAAGAAAATACGCGCAGCTGTAGAGGCTAGGCGCAATCCAGATTTTGTGATTATTGCGCGTACAGACGCCGTAGGCGTCACTGGGTTTGAAGACGCGGTAGAGCGTGCCTTATTATACTTAGAGGCAGGCGCTGATGTAATATTCCCAGAGGCTCTCCGATCTGAGGAGGAGTTCAGGGAGTTTGCCAGAAGAGTCAAAGCGCCGTTGCTGGCCAATATGACGGAGTTCGGCGTATCGCCTTTAATACCGGCGAAAAAATTGGAGGAGTTCGGCTATAAATTTGTGATATTTCCAGTAACGGCGCTTCGCGTGGCCATGTATGCAATTAGAGAAGTGTTTAAGACGATCTTGAGAGAGGGGACTCAGGCGTCTTGGCTCGACAAGATGTTTACTCGAAAAGAACTATACGAGCTAATTAAATATTACGACTACGAGAGAATAGACGGCGAAATCTCAAGCTATATAGATAATATTTATAAAAAACCTAGAGGAGAGCGCCATGGATAA
- a CDS encoding MmgE/PrpD family protein has protein sequence MDKITKILAEYTESVDYSKVPLEVRHEVKRRIIDSIAVAFAAYSAEPVVLSRRAASKFAVRKGARILGTRYEVAPDWATFVNGLMIRYHDYNDTYLSKEPLHPSDLIGAALAVGDYVEARGTDLITAVAIGYEASVTFCDGGTLRKRGWDHVNFLGIGSVLASAKLLGLDAVKTQHALSIYAVPHAAMRQTRVGELSMWKGAAAANSSRNAVFAALLAQEGFTGPYKPFEGEMGFFRQLLQGDFDVSVLSGIEAKNPPRRILDTYIKPYPVEYHAQTAVEAALRLREKVRIEEIEKIRIDTYEAAYTIIGPKDPEKWDPHTKETADHSLMWITAAAFVWGPIKIEHYKDIRNPAVLTLMKKIEVNLDPELDKLYPQAFPTVITVYTKGGAKYTERVDYAKGHPKNPMTDAELEAKFTALTQDILPEEVRGKVLQMLWRLEDYNIKDIIEALVA, from the coding sequence ATGGATAAAATAACTAAAATACTGGCCGAATATACGGAATCGGTAGACTACTCGAAAGTGCCATTAGAGGTGCGCCACGAGGTAAAGCGGCGTATTATTGACTCTATAGCGGTGGCCTTCGCCGCTTACAGCGCAGAGCCTGTAGTTCTTTCCAGGAGAGCCGCCTCTAAATTCGCGGTTAGAAAAGGCGCCAGGATTTTAGGCACGCGTTACGAAGTGGCCCCCGACTGGGCGACCTTTGTAAACGGCTTGATGATACGCTACCATGACTACAACGACACATACCTCTCTAAAGAGCCGCTACACCCCAGCGATTTAATAGGCGCCGCGCTTGCAGTCGGCGATTATGTGGAGGCCAGAGGAACCGATTTAATCACCGCGGTGGCGATTGGGTATGAGGCCTCGGTGACTTTCTGCGACGGCGGCACGTTGCGCAAAAGGGGGTGGGATCACGTCAACTTCTTGGGCATAGGCAGCGTGTTGGCCTCTGCGAAGCTCCTCGGCTTAGATGCAGTTAAGACGCAACACGCCCTCTCGATTTACGCAGTGCCCCACGCGGCAATGAGACAGACTAGAGTCGGCGAGTTGTCTATGTGGAAGGGCGCCGCAGCCGCTAACTCGAGCAGAAACGCGGTATTCGCCGCGTTGCTGGCGCAAGAGGGCTTCACGGGGCCGTACAAACCCTTCGAGGGGGAGATGGGGTTCTTTAGGCAGTTGCTACAAGGAGACTTCGACGTGTCTGTGCTAAGCGGAATAGAGGCCAAGAACCCGCCGCGCAGAATCCTCGACACTTATATAAAGCCTTACCCGGTGGAATACCACGCCCAGACCGCCGTAGAGGCCGCGTTGAGACTGAGGGAGAAGGTGAGAATAGAGGAAATTGAGAAGATTAGAATAGACACCTACGAGGCCGCGTATACAATTATAGGGCCTAAGGACCCGGAGAAGTGGGATCCCCACACTAAAGAGACCGCCGACCATTCGCTAATGTGGATAACGGCGGCGGCCTTCGTCTGGGGGCCTATAAAAATTGAACACTACAAGGACATTCGCAACCCCGCCGTCCTCACGCTCATGAAGAAAATTGAAGTCAACCTAGACCCAGAGCTGGACAAGCTGTACCCCCAGGCCTTCCCCACCGTGATAACCGTCTACACAAAGGGAGGCGCCAAATACACCGAGAGGGTAGACTACGCCAAGGGCCATCCCAAAAACCCAATGACAGACGCCGAGCTTGAGGCCAAATTCACGGCGCTGACTCAAGACATATTGCCAGAAGAGGTAAGGGGAAAAGTGTTGCAGATGCTCTGGCGCCTCGAAGATTACAACATAAAAGACATAATAGAAGCTCTTGTAGCCTAA
- a CDS encoding NAD(P)/FAD-dependent oxidoreductase: MDVDYDVIIVGAGIAGLSAALYTARQRLKTLVISRDLGGQLNMTTLIENYPAIPKISGPELAKRVEQQARTFGAEIIFDEVKAVEKHGDVFVVKTEGGDEYKSLAVILAFGKTPKELGVPGESKFKNRGVSYCTICDAPFFKGQDIALISWGDLAREPVTILSSVANKFYWIYPGEKPIHDDEFIEQAKRLGKAVFVPNSEVVEIKGDTKVKSVVVKNRKTGETQELPVSAVFIEVGYVTKSDFVKHLVELNERGEIIADWEGKTKTPGVFAAGDIVAYPYKQAVISAAMGVAAALSATAYVMKLKGKPVHSLVDWRAEKK; the protein is encoded by the coding sequence ATGGACGTGGATTACGACGTAATAATCGTGGGGGCCGGCATAGCTGGACTGTCAGCAGCCTTGTATACGGCCAGGCAGAGGCTTAAAACTCTCGTTATTAGCAGGGATTTAGGAGGACAGCTAAATATGACTACGCTTATTGAAAACTACCCAGCGATACCTAAAATATCTGGGCCGGAGCTGGCAAAGAGAGTTGAACAGCAAGCCAGGACTTTCGGCGCCGAGATAATTTTCGACGAAGTGAAAGCCGTGGAGAAACACGGCGACGTTTTTGTGGTAAAGACTGAGGGGGGAGATGAGTACAAGAGCTTGGCCGTGATCCTCGCCTTTGGCAAGACGCCTAAAGAGCTGGGAGTTCCCGGCGAGTCGAAATTTAAGAACAGAGGCGTCTCCTACTGTACTATCTGCGACGCCCCGTTTTTCAAAGGACAAGATATAGCGCTGATCAGCTGGGGCGACTTGGCCAGAGAGCCCGTCACAATACTCTCCTCAGTGGCTAATAAGTTCTACTGGATATATCCTGGGGAGAAGCCTATTCACGACGACGAGTTTATAGAACAAGCCAAGAGGCTGGGCAAAGCGGTTTTCGTGCCAAACAGCGAAGTTGTTGAAATTAAAGGCGACACTAAGGTGAAGTCTGTGGTAGTTAAGAACAGGAAGACCGGCGAGACCCAGGAACTGCCCGTCTCCGCGGTGTTTATAGAGGTTGGCTATGTCACTAAAAGCGACTTTGTTAAACACCTTGTTGAGCTTAACGAGAGGGGCGAGATCATAGCCGATTGGGAGGGAAAGACTAAAACCCCCGGCGTCTTTGCCGCCGGCGATATTGTGGCCTATCCCTATAAACAAGCGGTGATATCTGCCGCCATGGGCGTAGCCGCCGCGCTGTCAGCAACGGCATATGTAATGAAACTAAAAGGAAAGCCAGTCCACAGCCTAGTGGACTGGAGGGCCGAGAAAAAATAG
- a CDS encoding protease — MPKPGLARLGAISALVLAAAAYGLSLTDRWNDLAGGVQIEVGYDQTPDRYFTVGYCSLGVAVYWYESGSRVFGYLTAGHCTNSQYQDAVYQPYRNLNVGDNNYIGTVIRDSYYSGTTPVIDAALIKIEASSRTVRPWIATSAVGFQTDALVNWYYTIVNAPQDPGGSRYSKLGYRCGYDWGLKIDKVTYVIDENGIIALVYRLIKDGGGRINACQGDSGGPVFYMWSQRIDSMVVYYANVLGLIKGVNDVSNPTAIYVTPIDEALNRLQVYLYTL; from the coding sequence ATGCCTAAACCCGGGCTCGCTAGGCTGGGGGCTATTTCGGCATTGGTGCTTGCGGCCGCCGCCTACGGGCTATCGCTGACAGACAGGTGGAACGACTTAGCCGGTGGCGTCCAGATCGAGGTGGGGTATGACCAAACCCCCGACAGATATTTCACAGTGGGCTACTGTAGCCTCGGCGTGGCTGTGTACTGGTATGAGAGCGGTAGCCGGGTATTTGGATATTTAACTGCCGGCCATTGTACAAATAGCCAGTACCAAGACGCGGTTTACCAACCGTATAGGAACCTAAACGTAGGCGATAATAACTATATAGGGACAGTAATTAGAGACAGCTACTACAGCGGCACAACGCCCGTAATTGACGCGGCGCTTATAAAAATAGAGGCCTCAAGTAGAACTGTGAGGCCTTGGATAGCCACCTCCGCAGTGGGATTCCAGACTGACGCCCTGGTGAACTGGTACTACACAATAGTAAATGCGCCGCAAGATCCCGGAGGTAGCAGATATTCAAAACTCGGATATAGGTGTGGCTACGATTGGGGCCTCAAAATAGATAAAGTAACGTATGTGATTGACGAGAATGGAATAATAGCACTCGTCTATAGACTCATTAAGGATGGAGGGGGGAGGATAAATGCCTGTCAAGGCGACAGCGGAGGGCCTGTTTTCTACATGTGGAGTCAAAGGATAGACTCTATGGTTGTATATTACGCAAATGTGCTTGGTTTAATAAAAGGAGTAAACGATGTTAGCAATCCAACGGCAATATATGTTACGCCTATTGACGAAGCGCTTAACAGATTACAAGTTTATCTATATACGTTATAG
- a CDS encoding 30S ribosomal protein S19 — MSSKEQEAQKGKQGWITPTVIPPEEWATFRYRGKTLEELLNMSMDEFIKLLPARQRRSLKRGLKPEHRKLLEKIRKAKRLAAQGKKVVIRTHCRDMIILPEMVGLTIHVYNGITYIPVFISPWHIGHYLGEFALTTKIVQHGEPGLKATRSSLHIAAK, encoded by the coding sequence ATGTCTTCAAAGGAGCAAGAGGCCCAGAAGGGAAAGCAGGGATGGATTACCCCAACTGTGATACCTCCAGAGGAGTGGGCTACGTTTAGGTACAGGGGGAAGACGTTGGAAGAGCTTTTAAACATGTCCATGGACGAGTTTATAAAACTGCTTCCCGCCAGGCAGAGGAGGAGCTTAAAGAGGGGGCTTAAGCCTGAGCACAGAAAGCTACTTGAAAAAATACGTAAAGCGAAAAGATTAGCGGCGCAGGGTAAGAAAGTCGTTATAAGAACCCATTGTAGAGACATGATTATCCTCCCCGAGATGGTCGGCTTAACTATTCACGTGTACAACGGAATTACCTACATACCGGTGTTCATATCGCCGTGGCACATCGGCCACTATTTGGGAGAATTCGCCCTGACGACAAAAATCGTTCAACACGGCGAACCCGGCCTCAAGGCAACTAGGTCGTCATTACACATCGCGGCTAAGTAA
- a CDS encoding 30S ribosomal protein S17, which produces MTAIKLQTRPRPGDVFTLPNGKRVEVKNIGIPHVLPPASVCDDPLCPWHGHLKVRLKLLEVTVEKVRMHKAAVVIHEWLHYIRKYNRYERRRKRMRVRVPECIEVKPGDKVIIAETRPLSKTIAWVVIGKKEDVVEWKAKHETLQA; this is translated from the coding sequence ATGACTGCAATAAAACTACAGACAAGGCCTAGGCCTGGGGACGTATTCACCCTGCCCAACGGGAAAAGGGTGGAGGTGAAGAACATAGGGATACCTCACGTCTTGCCCCCGGCCAGCGTCTGCGACGATCCCCTCTGCCCCTGGCACGGCCACCTCAAAGTGCGATTGAAGCTTTTGGAGGTCACCGTGGAGAAGGTCAGAATGCACAAAGCCGCCGTTGTTATTCACGAGTGGCTACACTACATTCGTAAGTACAACAGATATGAGCGCAGGCGCAAGAGGATGAGAGTGAGAGTGCCTGAGTGCATAGAGGTGAAGCCTGGCGACAAGGTTATAATTGCAGAGACGAGGCCGCTGTCTAAAACCATTGCCTGGGTTGTGATAGGGAAAAAAGAAGATGTCGTAGAGTGGAAGGCTAAGCACGAAACTCTCCAAGCTTAG